A genome region from Dickeya chrysanthemi NCPPB 402 includes the following:
- a CDS encoding ABC transporter ATP-binding protein, with protein sequence MSELRLHQIAKRYGRQPVLHGIDLHIRQGELVVFVGPSGCGKSTLLRTIAGLEQQDSGQILLGGEDISRQPPGQREMAMVFQSYALYPHMTVAENMGFALKMAGERRQVIDEKVAQVAERLQLTPLLHRKPGALSGGQRQRVAIGRAIVRKPRLFLFDEPLSNLDAKLRTHTRVQLKALHQQLAATMIYVTHDQVEAMTLADRIVVLHEGRIAQVGTPEELYHQPATTFVAGFIGTPEMNFFPLSPGQMPSPNQTLSPWLQRLVHDERAVTLGIRPDAFEIAEGTPTFQVDLVENLGAQYHLHGHFIHEPGMKLVVESRTPARLGQELALQVVAEHCHWFDADGRRLPSSPHAGQQEHRHGA encoded by the coding sequence ATGAGTGAATTACGCTTACATCAAATCGCCAAACGCTACGGTCGTCAACCGGTGCTGCACGGCATCGACCTGCATATCCGACAGGGCGAACTGGTGGTGTTCGTCGGCCCGTCCGGCTGCGGTAAATCAACGCTGCTGCGCACTATCGCCGGGCTGGAACAACAAGACAGCGGGCAGATCCTGCTGGGCGGCGAGGATATTTCGCGCCAGCCGCCGGGCCAACGGGAAATGGCGATGGTCTTCCAATCCTACGCGCTGTACCCGCACATGACCGTGGCGGAAAACATGGGCTTCGCGCTGAAGATGGCGGGAGAACGACGTCAGGTGATTGACGAAAAAGTGGCACAGGTGGCGGAGAGGCTACAACTGACGCCGTTGCTGCACCGTAAACCCGGCGCACTTTCCGGCGGCCAGCGCCAGCGGGTGGCGATTGGCCGCGCCATCGTGCGTAAACCGCGCCTGTTTCTGTTCGACGAACCGCTGTCCAATCTGGACGCCAAACTGCGCACCCACACCCGGGTGCAGTTGAAGGCGCTGCATCAGCAACTGGCCGCCACCATGATTTACGTCACCCATGATCAGGTGGAGGCGATGACGCTGGCCGACCGCATCGTCGTGCTGCACGAAGGCCGCATCGCGCAGGTAGGAACGCCGGAAGAGCTGTACCACCAGCCTGCCACGACCTTTGTCGCCGGGTTTATCGGCACGCCGGAAATGAACTTTTTTCCGCTGTCGCCCGGCCAAATGCCGTCGCCCAATCAAACACTGTCGCCGTGGCTGCAACGGCTGGTACATGATGAGCGTGCCGTGACCCTCGGCATTCGCCCGGACGCCTTCGAGATTGCCGAGGGTACCCCAACCTTTCAGGTCGATCTGGTGGAAAATCTGGGCGCGCAGTATCACCTGCATGGTCACTTCATCCATGAACCCGGTATGAAACTGGTGGTGGAAAGCCGCACCCCGGCGCGCCTCGGTCAGGAGCTGGCGCTACAGGTCGTAGCGGAACACTGCCACTGGTTTGATGCCGACGGCCGGCGTTTACCGTCGTCGCCTCACGCCGGGCAACAGGAGCACAGGCATGGAGCTTGA
- a CDS encoding LysR family transcriptional regulator has protein sequence MISIKRALYYHELVRKGSFTRAAKSLNISQAFLSQEISRLEQELERKLINRTTRQFALTPFGEAFDEKIKPLIREYYDVEQFVQSYEESQDGALMVGVIPIFNRLTYYDVFTLFQKQHPNIELSFIDGVSSDLLEKVRNAEIHVSLSTPFDDYLQDPLFNHTIFQDDNLVAVMAAGHPLAEHPSLTLEQLALERPIVPQKGTGEHAAVSAAFSRAGLADTCFRECSNLDIIMDLVMHHGGVVFLCTSVANSLKGYDIAIRPVATPITRTFAVSYLKRSASIPMVRRFLDFMEHNHPIRRE, from the coding sequence ATGATAAGTATAAAACGAGCACTCTATTACCATGAGCTGGTACGGAAAGGGAGTTTTACCCGTGCGGCTAAATCACTCAATATCTCACAGGCTTTTCTTTCTCAGGAAATATCCCGACTGGAGCAGGAGCTGGAACGAAAACTGATTAATCGCACCACCCGGCAATTTGCGTTAACGCCATTCGGCGAGGCGTTTGACGAAAAAATCAAGCCGTTGATTCGCGAGTATTATGATGTAGAACAATTTGTGCAATCGTACGAAGAAAGTCAGGATGGCGCCCTGATGGTCGGGGTGATTCCTATCTTCAACCGGTTGACATACTACGATGTGTTTACGCTATTTCAGAAACAGCACCCGAATATCGAGTTGTCTTTTATTGATGGCGTGAGCAGCGACCTGTTGGAAAAGGTTCGAAACGCCGAGATTCACGTGTCGCTCTCTACGCCGTTTGATGATTATTTGCAGGATCCGCTGTTTAATCACACCATTTTCCAGGATGACAATCTGGTGGCGGTGATGGCGGCCGGCCATCCGCTGGCGGAGCACCCCAGCCTGACGCTGGAGCAATTGGCGCTGGAGCGGCCGATTGTGCCGCAGAAAGGCACCGGCGAACATGCGGCGGTGTCGGCGGCGTTCAGCCGTGCCGGGCTGGCGGATACCTGCTTTCGCGAGTGCAGCAATCTCGACATCATTATGGATTTGGTGATGCATCACGGTGGGGTGGTGTTTCTGTGCACCTCGGTGGCAAACAGCCTGAAGGGGTACGATATCGCCATTCGTCCGGTCGCTACGCCGATCACCCGTACCTTTGCCGTAAGCTACCTTAAACGCAGCGCCAGCATTCCGATGGTGCGCCGTTTTCTGGATTTTATGGAACACAATCATCCGATACGGCGTGAATAA
- a CDS encoding carbohydrate ABC transporter permease, which produces MRLPYWLMALRAFALAVALLFFTLPILWMAATAFKSTAEFSSLSSPFWPQQWTLTHLKSLLDNGVGARLFNTLWVAAGATALSLLTGFLAAYTLARHRFPARLDSLFLLLVLLVKMMPPMVVAIPLYSLLKSLHLLNSLTGLMLAYQVYTLPFCIWMLLSFIRDVPLSLEEAAAMDGAGLWRRLRYIVLPVCAPGLVATTIFTLIMAWNEFLFALLYLQTPQQFTLPLFIANFMTENQIYWGELMSIGLLSSLPVLLVAGFVQRYLLRGFAVSQK; this is translated from the coding sequence ATGAGACTCCCCTACTGGCTGATGGCGCTGCGTGCGTTTGCGCTGGCCGTCGCGTTGCTGTTTTTCACCCTGCCGATCCTGTGGATGGCGGCGACGGCGTTTAAATCTACCGCGGAATTTTCCAGTCTGAGTAGCCCGTTCTGGCCACAACAGTGGACGCTCACTCACCTCAAAAGCCTGCTGGACAACGGCGTTGGCGCACGGCTGTTCAATACCCTGTGGGTCGCCGCCGGCGCCACGGCGCTCTCGCTGCTGACCGGTTTTTTGGCCGCCTATACGCTGGCGCGCCACCGCTTCCCGGCACGGCTGGACAGCCTGTTCCTGCTGTTGGTGCTGCTTGTCAAAATGATGCCGCCGATGGTGGTAGCTATCCCGCTGTATTCGTTGCTCAAGTCGCTGCATCTGCTTAACAGCCTGACCGGGCTGATGCTGGCGTATCAGGTCTATACCCTGCCGTTTTGTATCTGGATGCTGCTCAGCTTTATCCGCGATGTGCCGCTGTCGCTGGAAGAAGCCGCCGCGATGGACGGTGCCGGGCTGTGGCGGCGGCTGCGCTACATCGTGCTGCCGGTGTGCGCTCCCGGTCTGGTCGCCACCACGATTTTCACCCTGATCATGGCGTGGAACGAATTTCTGTTCGCCTTGCTGTACCTGCAAACCCCGCAGCAGTTCACGCTGCCGCTATTTATCGCCAACTTTATGACCGAAAACCAGATCTACTGGGGAGAACTGATGAGCATCGGGTTGCTGTCTTCACTGCCGGTGCTGCTGGTGGCGGGCTTTGTTCAACGTTATTTGCTGCGCGGCTTTGCCGTCAGCCAGAAATAG
- a CDS encoding MBL fold metallo-hydrolase has product MELDILGSGEAYDSQRVNAAIQVSEGGFQLLVDCGPTVPQALWQRQTAPDDIHAIYMTHAHPDHVLGLTTWLNWCESCGRTAPLTLIAPRQQRPQLQRLADFAFWPAGRPLFTLDWQDSESLSELGPWRCQTAPTRHSVPNRSLYLSGEQGSLFYSGDGQVTTAGAALLAQADLALVECFSLQAMNNTGHGNWPQVQTLARKPGARLGLYHVQQSQKAALQQVIAASSGVFLPEQGDRAHCRNGSWHIIKEAGHE; this is encoded by the coding sequence ATGGAGCTTGACATCCTCGGCAGCGGCGAAGCCTACGACAGCCAGCGGGTCAACGCCGCGATACAGGTCAGCGAAGGCGGATTCCAACTGCTGGTAGATTGCGGCCCGACGGTACCGCAGGCGCTGTGGCAGCGCCAGACCGCGCCGGACGACATTCACGCCATCTACATGACTCACGCCCACCCCGACCACGTACTCGGCCTGACCACCTGGCTTAACTGGTGCGAATCCTGCGGGCGCACCGCGCCGCTGACCCTTATCGCGCCGCGTCAGCAACGGCCGCAGTTGCAGCGTCTGGCGGATTTCGCCTTCTGGCCCGCCGGTCGGCCGCTGTTTACCCTTGACTGGCAGGACAGCGAAAGCCTGAGCGAACTGGGGCCGTGGCGCTGCCAGACCGCACCGACCCGCCACTCGGTGCCCAACCGTTCGCTGTATCTCAGTGGCGAACAGGGGTCGCTGTTCTATAGCGGCGACGGTCAGGTCACCACGGCCGGTGCCGCACTGCTGGCGCAGGCGGATCTGGCGCTGGTGGAATGTTTTTCACTGCAAGCCATGAACAACACCGGGCACGGTAACTGGCCGCAGGTACAGACGCTGGCGCGCAAACCGGGTGCGCGGCTGGGCCTGTACCACGTACAACAGTCGCAAAAAGCGGCGCTGCAACAGGTTATCGCGGCCTCGTCCGGCGTATTTCTGCCGGAACAGGGCGACCGGGCGCACTGCCGCAACGGTAGCTGGCACATCATCAAGGAAGCCGGACATGAATAA
- a CDS encoding LacI family DNA-binding transcriptional regulator codes for MNKKRITSIDVARCAGVSPSAVSRTYSAPGKVSQATRARVLAAADALGYRPNALARALVNSGRHGSGIVAVVMGEFDNPFQPWLFNLLTQALQQHGLVPMLVSVTEQCDIRARLQQALSWQVEAAIISAGSLSRETTERCLELSLPMVLMGREDQRETVTAVLSDNRLAGELAADHLISLGLTRLAYIAGRQDGQASLERLAGFRQRLVSRGRPEPMVADNPDYAYHSGYRAMCRLLQRHPTVEGVFCACDALAFGALDALRLNGGPACTVVGCDDTPQAAWEGYRLTTVRQPVEQLVAQVISHLQRVLSGEAQRGETVRIQPTLTVR; via the coding sequence ATGAATAAAAAACGCATCACCTCGATTGATGTCGCTCGCTGCGCCGGTGTTTCGCCATCGGCAGTGTCGCGCACGTATTCTGCGCCGGGCAAGGTCAGCCAGGCGACCCGTGCAAGGGTGCTGGCGGCGGCGGATGCGCTGGGCTATCGTCCCAATGCGCTGGCGCGGGCGCTGGTCAATTCCGGGCGACACGGCTCCGGCATCGTGGCGGTGGTGATGGGCGAATTCGATAATCCGTTCCAGCCCTGGCTGTTTAATCTGCTGACGCAGGCGCTACAACAACACGGTCTGGTGCCGATGCTGGTCAGCGTCACCGAACAGTGCGATATCCGCGCCCGGTTGCAGCAAGCGCTGTCATGGCAGGTGGAAGCGGCGATCATTTCTGCCGGTAGCCTGTCGCGGGAAACCACCGAGCGCTGTCTGGAGCTGTCGCTGCCGATGGTGTTGATGGGCCGGGAAGACCAGCGGGAAACCGTTACCGCGGTGCTGTCCGATAACCGGCTGGCCGGCGAACTGGCGGCCGACCATCTGATTTCGCTGGGGCTGACCCGGCTGGCCTATATCGCCGGTCGTCAGGATGGGCAGGCTTCGCTGGAACGGCTGGCGGGTTTTCGTCAGCGTCTGGTCAGCCGTGGTCGGCCGGAACCGATGGTAGCCGATAACCCGGATTACGCTTACCACAGCGGCTACCGTGCTATGTGCCGCCTGCTGCAACGGCACCCGACGGTGGAAGGCGTATTCTGCGCCTGCGACGCGTTAGCCTTCGGCGCGCTGGATGCGCTCAGGCTAAACGGCGGCCCGGCCTGCACGGTGGTGGGATGCGATGATACACCGCAAGCTGCCTGGGAAGGCTACCGGTTAACCACGGTACGCCAACCGGTGGAGCAACTGGTGGCACAGGTGATAAGCCATCTGCAACGGGTGCTGAGCGGCGAAGCGCAACGCGGGGAAACCGTTCGTATTCAACCAACGCTTACCGTCCGTTAG
- the azuC gene encoding stress response protein AzuC has product MIDVRKLLKKLLVAYVNAYKDIPPGAMH; this is encoded by the coding sequence GTGATCGACGTGCGTAAATTACTGAAAAAACTTCTGGTCGCTTATGTTAATGCTTACAAAGACATCCCGCCGGGTGCCATGCATTAA
- a CDS encoding carbohydrate ABC transporter permease — protein MHFDSRWQRWLLLMPAATLLLLLTLYPIGQMLLYSFSKVDYAAASRSWVGLENYRQLFADWFFTTSLKNTLLFSFGSSLLQVLLGLALALLLYRHFPGRQWVLSLLIYPMMISTLVCSAIWRLWFHYDVGLLNNCLSALGLMPQPWLSSPHLALWSLMLVDIWQWTPMACLIILAGLQGIPKDLLEAAESDGASGWKRLWYVTLPLVRQPIMLALLLRSIDTFKLFDKVYALTGGGPGYATETLSLYIYQQGFKFFNLGLASAGAVIMLLFAAAMSLVYAWQLLRGGKNA, from the coding sequence ATGCATTTTGATTCCCGCTGGCAACGCTGGCTGCTGCTGATGCCCGCCGCCACGCTGCTGCTACTGCTGACGCTCTATCCCATCGGCCAGATGCTGCTCTACTCGTTCAGCAAGGTGGATTACGCCGCCGCCAGCCGCAGTTGGGTCGGGCTGGAAAACTACCGCCAGTTGTTCGCCGACTGGTTTTTCACCACCAGCCTGAAAAACACCCTGCTGTTCTCGTTCGGCAGTTCGCTGTTGCAAGTGCTGCTGGGGCTGGCGCTGGCGTTATTGCTGTACCGCCATTTTCCCGGTCGCCAGTGGGTGCTGAGCCTGCTGATTTACCCGATGATGATCTCCACGCTGGTGTGCTCGGCTATCTGGCGCCTGTGGTTTCATTACGATGTCGGCCTGCTGAATAATTGCCTGAGCGCGCTGGGGTTGATGCCGCAACCGTGGTTGTCCAGCCCGCATCTGGCGCTGTGGTCGCTGATGCTGGTGGATATCTGGCAATGGACGCCGATGGCTTGTCTGATCATTCTCGCCGGGTTGCAGGGCATCCCCAAAGACCTGCTGGAAGCCGCCGAGAGCGACGGCGCCAGCGGCTGGAAACGGCTGTGGTACGTCACGCTGCCGCTGGTTCGCCAGCCGATTATGCTGGCGCTGCTGCTGCGCTCCATCGACACCTTCAAGCTGTTCGACAAAGTGTACGCCCTGACCGGCGGCGGTCCCGGTTATGCCACCGAAACGCTGTCGCTGTATATCTATCAGCAGGGCTTCAAGTTCTTCAATCTGGGGCTCGCCAGCGCCGGCGCGGTGATCATGCTGCTGTTCGCCGCCGCCATGAGCCTGGTCTACGCCTGGCAGTTGCTGCGCGGAGGGAAAAACGCATGA
- a CDS encoding 4Fe-4S dicluster domain-containing protein, translated as MENYTRRRFIAIMGSALAVSGSGLPAAAQETTAPSVGPRPVKYGILHNELRCIGCKACMTACRKTNQVPEGVTRLDIIQTVDIPATDTSKPVKQFFRQSCQHCDNPPCVSVCPTGASFKDALTGIVDVNDKRCVGCRYCIAACPYHVRFINPVTNTADKCNFCRETNLAAGKRPACVEICPTKALVFGDLNDPDSDISKMIKSNPIYRSKVYLGTGPNLYRIPGKYGESDHA; from the coding sequence ATGGAAAATTACACCCGACGCCGTTTTATTGCCATTATGGGCAGTGCGCTGGCCGTTTCCGGCAGTGGTTTGCCGGCCGCCGCGCAGGAAACCACGGCGCCTTCCGTCGGCCCGCGCCCCGTCAAATACGGCATACTGCACAACGAGCTGCGCTGCATCGGCTGCAAAGCCTGTATGACCGCCTGCCGTAAAACCAACCAGGTGCCGGAGGGCGTCACCCGGCTGGATATCATACAAACCGTCGATATCCCCGCCACCGACACCAGTAAACCCGTCAAACAGTTCTTTCGTCAGTCTTGTCAGCACTGCGATAACCCGCCCTGTGTGTCCGTTTGCCCGACCGGCGCGTCGTTCAAAGACGCACTGACCGGCATTGTCGACGTCAACGACAAACGCTGCGTCGGCTGCCGCTACTGCATCGCCGCCTGCCCGTACCACGTACGCTTTATCAACCCGGTAACCAATACCGCGGATAAGTGCAATTTTTGTCGGGAAACCAATCTGGCGGCCGGCAAAAGACCGGCTTGCGTCGAGATCTGCCCGACCAAGGCGCTGGTATTCGGCGACCTCAACGATCCGGACAGCGATATCTCGAAAATGATCAAAAGCAATCCTATCTACCGCAGCAAAGTCTACCTGGGCACCGGCCCCAACCTTTACCGCATACCGGGTAAATACGGAGAGAGCGATCATGCATGA
- a CDS encoding ABC transporter substrate-binding protein: MFGKNMFGKNESEQKTSGNTTHSHSKTSLSRLLLAVGLACSMASQAADLIIAGRDDVYGKALDSTLARFQQQHPGKQIELLKLPYANLYEKLVISLRENASAYDLMLMDDSWSPEFAGNGWLQPLPDNLQSSDFIPAVLNVSRVPENSGPAYSLPVVGNVAMFAYRQDLFDKHQLKAPASWDAVLNDANTLQQQEPGVSGVVFRGMKGNPIVSGFMPMLWAYGGNVVTNGKASLDSPQALQALNTLKALKAFAPTGVEVYNAADVRQAMEQGKAAMAIEVWPAWAATLDDAAKSKVVGNMTLQPAPGQNAGPSPMLGIWQMAIAKNSRHNELAQQFLSYLTSAENQKALALELGLPPTRRSVYQDAQVVQKYRWYPAQLAALEAGKARPRIRNWQEVESLLGDYLQLALMDQMPAQVALQQANQKIAQVLK; this comes from the coding sequence ATGTTTGGCAAGAATATGTTTGGCAAAAACGAGTCTGAACAAAAAACATCTGGCAACACCACTCACTCACACAGTAAGACTTCCCTTTCCCGTCTGTTGCTCGCCGTGGGTCTGGCGTGCAGCATGGCATCGCAGGCCGCTGATTTGATCATCGCCGGGCGCGACGACGTTTACGGCAAAGCGCTCGACAGCACACTGGCTCGCTTTCAGCAGCAGCACCCCGGCAAGCAGATCGAACTGCTGAAACTGCCCTACGCCAATCTGTATGAAAAGCTGGTGATTTCCCTGCGGGAAAACGCCTCGGCCTACGACCTGATGTTGATGGACGACAGCTGGAGCCCGGAATTCGCCGGTAACGGCTGGCTACAACCGTTGCCAGACAACCTGCAAAGCAGTGACTTCATTCCGGCGGTACTGAACGTCTCGCGCGTGCCGGAGAACAGCGGCCCGGCGTACAGCCTGCCGGTGGTCGGTAACGTGGCGATGTTTGCTTATCGCCAGGATCTGTTCGATAAACACCAGCTCAAGGCGCCCGCCAGTTGGGACGCGGTGCTGAACGATGCCAACACCCTGCAACAGCAGGAGCCGGGCGTCTCCGGTGTAGTGTTCCGCGGCATGAAAGGCAACCCGATCGTTTCCGGCTTTATGCCGATGTTATGGGCCTACGGCGGCAATGTTGTCACCAACGGCAAAGCGTCGCTGGATTCCCCGCAAGCGCTACAGGCGCTCAATACCCTGAAAGCGCTGAAAGCCTTCGCCCCTACCGGGGTTGAAGTGTACAACGCCGCCGATGTGCGCCAGGCGATGGAACAGGGCAAAGCGGCGATGGCAATCGAAGTCTGGCCGGCCTGGGCCGCAACGCTGGACGACGCCGCCAAATCCAAAGTGGTCGGCAACATGACGCTGCAACCGGCACCGGGACAGAACGCCGGCCCGTCGCCGATGCTGGGCATCTGGCAGATGGCGATCGCCAAAAACAGCCGGCACAACGAACTGGCGCAACAATTCCTGAGCTACCTCACCAGCGCGGAAAACCAGAAAGCGCTGGCGCTGGAACTGGGGTTACCGCCGACTCGCCGCAGCGTCTATCAGGATGCGCAGGTGGTGCAGAAATACCGCTGGTATCCGGCGCAACTGGCGGCGCTGGAAGCAGGCAAGGCGCGCCCGCGTATCCGCAACTGGCAGGAAGTGGAAAGCCTCCTCGGCGACTACCTGCAACTGGCGCTGATGGATCAAATGCCGGCGCAAGTCGCGTTGCAGCAGGCCAATCAGAAGATCGCGCAAGTACTGAAGTAA
- a CDS encoding alpha/beta hydrolase → MRTPPLKMILLSSVMIAGAAQVTSTMAADNIHELTLTPRQPSVKLISDVVYAQVPIRGYPNVALKMDILQPEAKSPQPAVLFITGGGFVNANKDNYIQQRLKLAEAGYVVASMEYRVAPTVLFPAPLEDVKSAIRYLRANAGKFGIDAGHVAVFGASAGGYLAAFAGTTSGNKQFDRGEHLDQSSQVQAVIDFYGLSDLTRVGEGFPDEVVQKHTSPSATEAIWVNGTAVFNEGGPITRFPEKAAAANPINYISKNTPPFLIMHGSADTLVSPRQTEILHRALVAQGINSTYYVVKGAEHGGVYWMQPEIMQKVIQFLDRQLKP, encoded by the coding sequence ATGCGTACCCCGCCACTCAAGATGATACTGTTATCTTCCGTTATGATCGCCGGAGCCGCTCAGGTTACCAGTACGATGGCAGCAGACAACATCCATGAACTGACCCTGACCCCGCGCCAGCCGTCGGTTAAACTGATTTCCGACGTGGTTTACGCCCAGGTGCCGATTCGTGGCTACCCCAACGTCGCGTTGAAGATGGATATCCTGCAGCCGGAAGCCAAATCACCACAGCCCGCCGTGCTGTTTATTACCGGCGGCGGCTTCGTTAACGCCAATAAAGACAACTACATCCAGCAACGGCTGAAACTGGCGGAAGCCGGCTACGTGGTCGCCAGCATGGAATACCGCGTCGCACCCACCGTGCTATTCCCGGCACCGCTGGAAGACGTGAAATCCGCCATTCGCTATCTGCGCGCCAACGCCGGTAAATTCGGCATCGATGCCGGTCATGTGGCGGTGTTCGGCGCTTCCGCCGGCGGCTATCTGGCGGCATTCGCCGGCACGACCAGCGGCAACAAGCAATTTGACCGTGGCGAACACCTCGATCAAAGCAGCCAGGTTCAAGCGGTGATCGACTTCTACGGCCTGTCGGACCTGACCCGCGTCGGCGAAGGCTTCCCGGACGAGGTAGTGCAGAAACACACCTCGCCGTCCGCCACCGAAGCGATTTGGGTCAACGGCACCGCGGTATTCAACGAGGGCGGCCCGATTACCCGCTTCCCGGAGAAAGCCGCCGCCGCCAACCCCATCAACTATATCAGCAAGAACACGCCGCCCTTTTTAATCATGCACGGCAGCGCCGATACGCTGGTTTCCCCGCGTCAAACCGAAATCCTGCACCGGGCGCTGGTAGCCCAAGGTATTAACAGCACCTATTACGTGGTGAAAGGTGCGGAGCATGGCGGCGTTTACTGGATGCAACCGGAAATCATGCAGAAAGTGATTCAGTTTCTGGACCGTCAGTTGAAGCCATAA
- a CDS encoding multidrug efflux MFS transporter: protein METWKLNLFSAWLGCFFTGMAMSQILPFLPLYIEHLGVSDHTALNLWSGLVFSSSFLVSAIVAPLWGSLADRKGRKLMLLRAALGMSIVMALQGLATNVWQLFILRTLMGLTSGYIPNAMALIASQVPRSRSGWALGTLSTGQVAGVLIGPLLGGFMADTIGLRMVFFITSALLFICFLITLFAIRENAISVGKKAQLSGRAVFASLPYPLLIISLCFTTMMIQMANGSISPILTLFIRDLSPNIDNIAFVSGVIAAVPGVSALLSASHLGRLGDRIGSQRILIVALFACALLFFLMSAVQSSVQLGILRFALGFADGALMPAVQALLVKYSSQQVTGRIFGYNQSCMYLGNVVGPLLGSTVSATLGYRWVFLVTALLVLINGIQLMVSFARQPKKA from the coding sequence ATGGAAACCTGGAAACTCAACCTTTTCTCCGCCTGGCTGGGATGCTTTTTTACCGGCATGGCCATGAGTCAGATACTGCCGTTTCTGCCGCTCTATATCGAACATCTGGGGGTCAGCGATCATACCGCCCTCAATCTGTGGTCGGGTCTGGTGTTCAGTTCCTCGTTTCTGGTTTCCGCGATTGTCGCGCCGTTGTGGGGCAGTCTGGCCGACCGCAAGGGGCGCAAGCTGATGTTGCTGCGCGCCGCGCTCGGCATGTCTATCGTCATGGCGCTGCAAGGCCTGGCCACCAACGTCTGGCAACTGTTTATTCTGCGCACGCTGATGGGGCTCACTTCCGGCTACATTCCCAATGCCATGGCGCTGATTGCCTCGCAGGTGCCGCGCAGCCGCAGCGGTTGGGCGCTCGGCACACTCTCTACCGGGCAGGTCGCCGGCGTGTTGATTGGCCCGCTGCTTGGCGGTTTCATGGCCGATACCATCGGCCTGCGCATGGTATTTTTCATCACCTCCGCCCTGCTGTTTATCTGCTTTCTGATTACGTTGTTCGCCATTCGTGAAAACGCGATTAGCGTCGGCAAAAAAGCACAGCTCAGCGGCCGGGCGGTGTTCGCCTCACTGCCTTATCCGTTGCTGATTATCAGCCTGTGTTTCACCACCATGATGATTCAGATGGCGAACGGCTCCATCAGCCCAATCCTGACGCTGTTTATCCGCGACCTCTCGCCCAATATTGATAACATCGCCTTCGTCAGCGGCGTTATCGCCGCCGTGCCGGGGGTATCCGCGCTTTTATCCGCATCGCACCTTGGCCGGCTGGGTGATCGCATCGGCTCCCAGCGGATACTGATCGTGGCGTTATTCGCGTGTGCGTTGCTGTTCTTCCTGATGTCGGCGGTACAAAGCTCAGTCCAGCTCGGGATTTTACGCTTTGCGCTGGGGTTCGCCGATGGTGCATTGATGCCGGCGGTACAGGCTCTGCTGGTGAAATACAGCAGCCAGCAAGTCACCGGACGCATTTTCGGTTATAACCAATCCTGTATGTATCTGGGTAACGTGGTCGGGCCGCTGCTCGGCTCCACCGTTTCCGCCACGTTGGGTTACCGTTGGGTATTTCTGGTTACTGCGTTGCTGGTGCTGATTAACGGCATTCAGTTGATGGTGAGTTTCGCCCGTCAGCCCAAGAAAGCCTGA